Proteins found in one Paenibacillus sp. FSL R10-2782 genomic segment:
- a CDS encoding PTS fructose transporter subunit IIC, with protein MKKWLSEAKKHLMTGISYLLPVIIAGSLIVAVCKIIGLTMGVTDFGPYADKSGFLHILYLIENVGWRGIGLLNMVLAGYIAYSIADKPALAAGLIGGVLAQETNAGFLGALVAGFFAGYLTLWVKNKVKITGPAAGSVPLIILPLITVGLTGILMSVILGGPLSAINEGLVNWIKHMSESGTSTLVLALILGAMIGFDLGGPVNKAAWMAGNALFLSGVYLPNIFVNIAICIPPLGYGLATLILKRRFSKTYREAGKGSVIMGIIGITEGAIPFTLRNPAKLIPLNMIACAAGAALTALLGAHVIMPPIGGLYGAVSVGAPFAYLAGGIVGALIIVAGTLLVNFREEEKQQTDTKEASVKKNGEDIELVFD; from the coding sequence ATGAAAAAATGGCTGAGTGAAGCTAAAAAGCATCTGATGACAGGCATATCCTACCTTTTGCCAGTTATTATTGCAGGTTCCCTGATTGTTGCAGTATGTAAGATTATTGGGCTGACGATGGGTGTCACCGACTTTGGTCCCTATGCAGATAAAAGCGGCTTTCTTCATATTTTATACTTGATCGAAAATGTAGGCTGGCGCGGAATCGGGCTGCTGAACATGGTGCTGGCCGGATATATCGCCTACTCGATTGCCGACAAGCCTGCGCTTGCCGCGGGGTTGATCGGTGGCGTACTGGCACAGGAAACGAACGCCGGTTTTCTGGGTGCTCTCGTTGCCGGGTTCTTTGCCGGATACCTCACCTTATGGGTGAAAAACAAAGTGAAAATCACTGGACCGGCCGCAGGTTCTGTTCCACTGATTATTTTACCGCTCATTACCGTAGGCTTAACAGGCATTCTTATGTCTGTCATTCTGGGTGGACCGCTCAGTGCCATTAACGAAGGACTTGTGAACTGGATCAAGCATATGAGTGAAAGCGGAACCAGTACCCTGGTGCTTGCCCTGATTTTGGGCGCCATGATCGGGTTCGACCTTGGCGGTCCTGTCAATAAAGCGGCCTGGATGGCGGGAAATGCATTATTCCTGTCAGGTGTGTATTTGCCTAATATTTTCGTAAACATTGCCATCTGTATTCCACCATTGGGCTATGGACTTGCCACTCTGATTCTGAAACGTCGTTTTTCCAAAACGTATCGGGAAGCTGGAAAAGGCTCGGTCATCATGGGCATTATCGGAATCACCGAAGGGGCTATTCCCTTTACATTGCGCAACCCTGCCAAGCTGATTCCGTTGAACATGATTGCCTGTGCGGCAGGTGCTGCATTGACAGCCTTGCTGGGCGCACACGTCATCATGCCTCCAATCGGCGGCTTGTATGGCGCGGTATCTGTAGGTGCTCCGTTTGCTTATCTGGCTGGAGGGATTGTGGGGGCTTTAATCATTGTAGCGGGAACCCTGCTCGTCAACTTCCGTGAGGAAGAAAAGCAACAGACTGATACGAAGGAAGCGTCCGTCAAGAAAAATGGAGAAGACATCGAACTGGTATTTGACTAA
- a CDS encoding PTS sugar transporter subunit IIA — protein sequence MITREQIYLDEKLETKSAVFEFIAQEAEKLGVTVHREQLVQDLWEREKVYSTGLQDQFAIPHTQSEAVTRPAVLVIRLQDSIDWASHDGKPVQYIFSILVPKGSVDVSHLQIISSLATLLLEDSFKEAVASAKSGDDVYHLLEQYTEGLVS from the coding sequence ATGATTACTAGAGAACAGATTTATCTGGATGAGAAGCTGGAGACAAAATCGGCTGTATTTGAATTTATTGCCCAAGAGGCTGAGAAGCTGGGTGTCACCGTCCATAGAGAGCAGCTGGTGCAGGATTTGTGGGAAAGGGAGAAGGTATATTCGACGGGCCTTCAGGATCAGTTTGCCATACCTCATACGCAGAGCGAAGCAGTCACAAGACCAGCAGTTTTGGTTATCCGATTACAAGATAGTATTGATTGGGCATCTCATGACGGTAAGCCTGTCCAATATATTTTCAGTATTTTGGTGCCCAAAGGCTCCGTGGATGTATCCCATTTGCAAATTATTTCCTCACTCGCAACCTTGCTATTGGAGGATTCCTTCAAGGAAGCGGTAGCGAGCGCCAAGAGTGGCGACGATGTGTATCATTTGCTCGAACAATATACAGAAGGGTTGGTGTCATAA
- the mngB gene encoding mannosylglycerate hydrolase, protein MNRTKVHVIPHTHWDREWYFTTSRSKVYLVKHVKEVLDALENVADFKYYLLDAQGSLLDDYIKWCPEDEERIRSLVTDKRLMTGPWYTQTDQLVISGESMVRNLYYGMETAQKYGHAMKVGYVPDAFGQSAQMPQIYQEFGIRHFLFWRGVSDNTNPKTEFLWKGSDGSQVFAVQIPFGYYYGGNIPEEPGELEAYLDSQIGALEEKASTRHVYFPNGFDQAPVRLNLPELIRKFNELDPEREYVMNEPERFLEEIEKDSSDLPVLEGELMEAKHMRIHKSIFSTRADLKQQNNYIENLIVNTLEPVLSISHALGHEYPHHIVKDIWKLMFENAAHDSIGGCNSDTTNRDVAFRYKQARDIAENLLELHKRMIASKIKQEETFAFTIFNTLPYPRKGVTEIDAYLPEGSFVIRDTNGQQLAYTITEKVEQTDYVLGQHIYLNPSKKVYLPERVFRAKLLVELQEVPAMGYTQIVFDFSSAGDATAERSNGNRIENEFYSVAVQENGALSITDKISGRVYADQMVFEENGDDGDSYNYSPPERDLTISSLGADVETVTSKGPVAEELSLRLKLKVPYDLNERTAAVTSAELPLQALVSLRKGERLIRFSVDVDNRVLSHRLRVLFDTGIASRLSIADQPFGVIARPTTLEEVEVWEREQWTEKPITIEALQSYAALNDGSRGIAVLTGGVREYEVIGKEHDTIALTLFRTFGFMGKENLLYRPGRASGEKIVETPDAQLIGELSFTFALHVHESGFDEANIAKAAKEYLTPLTSYQLSDFLNGRLIFAFRDEERIFEQSYSLLSFGEDSNVILSAFKKAEHNDGYIVRVFNPYLEKNAVGRIAFGVSAHYELASLDERSKEEALASSDAEGAPLPELGHCKLLTVLVTPESK, encoded by the coding sequence ATGAACCGTACGAAAGTGCATGTCATTCCACATACTCACTGGGATCGGGAGTGGTATTTTACCACTTCCAGATCCAAAGTTTACTTGGTAAAGCATGTGAAAGAAGTGCTGGATGCGTTAGAAAATGTGGCCGACTTCAAATATTACCTGCTGGATGCCCAAGGATCCCTGTTGGATGATTACATCAAATGGTGTCCCGAAGACGAGGAACGCATTCGCAGCCTTGTAACGGACAAGCGACTAATGACCGGGCCGTGGTATACGCAGACGGATCAGCTAGTCATTTCCGGTGAATCCATGGTTCGCAATCTGTATTATGGCATGGAGACAGCGCAGAAATATGGTCACGCGATGAAGGTCGGTTATGTGCCGGATGCTTTCGGTCAGTCGGCGCAGATGCCGCAGATTTATCAGGAGTTCGGCATTCGCCATTTTCTGTTCTGGCGCGGTGTATCAGACAATACGAACCCGAAAACTGAATTTTTGTGGAAGGGCTCGGATGGGAGTCAGGTATTTGCGGTTCAAATACCGTTCGGGTACTACTATGGCGGTAATATTCCGGAGGAACCCGGAGAACTTGAAGCATATCTGGACAGCCAAATCGGTGCGCTGGAGGAAAAAGCGTCCACTCGTCATGTTTATTTTCCAAACGGCTTCGACCAAGCGCCTGTACGCCTGAATCTGCCGGAGCTGATCCGCAAGTTCAATGAGCTTGACCCGGAACGAGAATATGTGATGAATGAGCCGGAGCGTTTCCTTGAAGAAATTGAAAAGGACAGCAGCGATCTTCCTGTGCTGGAGGGAGAGCTTATGGAAGCAAAGCATATGCGTATCCATAAGTCGATCTTTTCTACGCGAGCTGACCTCAAGCAGCAAAATAACTATATTGAAAATTTAATTGTAAATACGCTGGAGCCAGTCCTGTCAATCAGTCATGCGCTGGGACATGAATATCCGCATCATATCGTGAAGGATATCTGGAAGCTGATGTTTGAAAATGCTGCCCATGACAGCATCGGTGGCTGCAACAGTGACACGACGAACCGGGATGTGGCTTTTCGCTACAAACAGGCGCGCGATATCGCGGAAAATCTGTTGGAGCTGCATAAACGCATGATTGCTTCAAAGATTAAGCAGGAGGAAACTTTTGCCTTCACCATCTTTAACACATTGCCTTATCCGCGTAAGGGCGTTACAGAGATTGATGCTTATTTACCGGAAGGAAGCTTTGTCATTCGGGATACGAACGGACAGCAGCTTGCGTATACGATTACCGAAAAAGTGGAACAGACAGACTATGTGCTGGGTCAGCATATTTACCTGAATCCGAGCAAAAAGGTGTATCTGCCTGAACGTGTATTCCGTGCGAAGCTGCTGGTAGAGCTTCAGGAAGTACCTGCTATGGGATATACGCAGATTGTATTTGATTTCAGTTCGGCCGGGGATGCCACGGCAGAACGCAGTAACGGAAACCGTATTGAAAACGAATTTTATAGTGTAGCTGTTCAGGAGAACGGGGCATTGAGCATTACGGATAAAATCTCGGGACGTGTGTACGCGGATCAGATGGTGTTTGAGGAAAACGGGGATGACGGTGATTCCTACAACTATTCTCCGCCGGAACGTGACCTTACCATTTCTTCGCTCGGTGCTGATGTGGAGACGGTGACATCCAAAGGTCCGGTAGCCGAGGAATTGTCCCTTCGATTGAAGCTAAAGGTTCCGTATGACTTAAACGAACGCACCGCTGCCGTAACCTCTGCGGAATTGCCGTTACAGGCATTGGTCTCCTTGCGTAAAGGTGAGCGCCTGATTCGTTTCTCGGTAGATGTGGACAATCGCGTGCTGAGTCACCGTCTGCGGGTGCTTTTTGACACCGGAATTGCCTCCAGGCTTTCTATTGCGGATCAACCGTTCGGGGTCATTGCGCGTCCGACAACGCTGGAAGAAGTAGAGGTGTGGGAACGTGAGCAGTGGACGGAAAAACCGATCACAATTGAGGCTCTGCAAAGCTATGCTGCGCTGAACGATGGTTCCCGTGGAATAGCGGTACTGACCGGAGGAGTACGAGAATATGAGGTCATTGGCAAAGAACATGATACAATAGCGCTGACGTTATTCCGTACTTTCGGGTTTATGGGCAAGGAAAATCTGTTGTACCGCCCGGGTCGCGCTTCGGGAGAAAAGATCGTAGAAACGCCGGATGCGCAGCTCATTGGCGAGCTTTCATTCACTTTTGCCCTGCATGTGCACGAGTCCGGTTTTGATGAAGCCAATATAGCTAAAGCGGCCAAGGAATATTTAACGCCATTGACCAGCTACCAGCTGTCTGACTTCCTGAATGGTCGTTTGATTTTCGCCTTCCGTGACGAAGAAAGAATATTCGAGCAAAGCTACAGCCTGCTATCCTTTGGCGAGGATTCAAATGTGATCCTGAGTGCCTTCAAGAAAGCAGAGCATAATGATGGATATATTGTGCGTGTATTTAATCCTTATTTGGAGAAGAATGCAGTCGGACGCATCGCATTCGGTGTATCGGCTCACTATGAGCTGGCTTCGCTGGATGAGCGCTCCAAGGAAGAAGCGTTGGCCTCGTCCGATGCCGAAGGCGCACCATTGCCAGAGTTGGGGCATTGCAAGCTGTTAACGGTACTGGTTACGCCTGAATCGAAGTAA
- a CDS encoding beta-L-arabinofuranosidase domain-containing protein, translating to MKAKAFDLHNVSIDSGPLYHAMELNAAYLLSLEPDRLLSRFREYAGLEPKAAHYEGWESRGISGHTLGHYLSGCSLMFASTGDEKLLERVHYVIDELEICQNNHGNGYISGIPRGKELFEEVKAGDIRSQGFDLNGGWVPLYTMHKLFAGLRDAYLLAHHPKALQMEIKLGNWLEDVLQELNDDQVQQVLHCEFGGMNEVLTDLAEHSGEERFLKLAERFYHGEVLNDLAVNHDTLAGRHANTQIPKIIGAARQYEMTGKPQYADLSRFFWDRVVHKHSYVIGGNSYNEHFGEPGKLNDRLGEGTCETCNTYNMLKLTRHMFEWDAYAAYADYYERAMFNHILASQQPVDGRVCYFVSLEMGGHKSFNSQYDDFTCCVGSGMESHSMYGTAIYFHTPKTIYVNQYVPSTVTWDEMGVQLKQETLFPQNGRGTLRVISKESKWFTIKLRCPHWAEQGMIIKINGQAFAAEACPTSYVVIEREWNDGDTVEYDIPMTVRVEEMPDNPRRIAFMYGPLVLAGDLGPVAQDSNEERLLASVLIGETDSLTSKLVPGGNKPNVFRMNDVGYVGDLELRPFYQMYDRSYTVYWDLFSKEEWASTEAEYRTALAYQLELERRTVDAVQPAEMQPERDHAFTGEHVSLGSIYNRKYRDTWPGGWFSFVMKVLPDEPVQLAVTYLKDSDRSHHDFVITADGQRLGEGKLESEEMNKFATFAYELPLSVTSQKNEVTIQFTAHPQGKVAKVAGLRVIRHSIA from the coding sequence TTGAAAGCAAAAGCTTTTGACTTGCATAACGTAAGCATTGATTCCGGCCCACTTTACCATGCGATGGAGCTGAATGCGGCCTATCTGCTGAGCTTGGAACCCGATCGTCTATTATCGCGCTTTCGTGAATATGCAGGACTGGAGCCCAAAGCGGCTCACTATGAGGGCTGGGAATCCCGTGGCATCAGCGGGCATACCCTCGGTCACTATCTGTCCGGCTGCTCGCTGATGTTTGCCTCAACGGGTGACGAAAAACTGCTTGAACGAGTACATTATGTCATCGACGAGCTGGAAATATGCCAAAACAATCATGGAAACGGATACATTTCCGGTATTCCGCGTGGGAAAGAGCTTTTCGAGGAAGTGAAGGCTGGCGATATACGCTCGCAAGGCTTTGATCTGAACGGAGGCTGGGTGCCGCTATACACCATGCATAAACTCTTCGCAGGCTTGCGGGATGCCTATCTGCTCGCGCATCATCCCAAGGCTTTGCAAATGGAAATCAAACTTGGCAACTGGCTGGAGGATGTACTCCAGGAACTGAACGATGATCAGGTACAGCAGGTACTTCATTGCGAATTTGGCGGCATGAACGAGGTGCTGACGGATCTGGCGGAGCATTCCGGGGAAGAGCGCTTCTTGAAGCTGGCGGAACGCTTTTATCATGGGGAAGTGCTGAACGATCTTGCAGTAAACCACGATACGCTGGCAGGACGACATGCCAATACCCAAATCCCCAAAATCATTGGCGCTGCACGGCAATATGAAATGACCGGAAAACCGCAATATGCGGATCTCTCCCGCTTTTTCTGGGATCGGGTTGTTCACAAGCATTCCTACGTTATTGGCGGCAATAGCTATAACGAGCATTTTGGGGAACCAGGAAAGCTGAATGACCGTTTGGGCGAAGGTACCTGCGAAACCTGCAACACTTACAACATGCTGAAATTAACGAGGCATATGTTCGAATGGGACGCATATGCAGCGTATGCGGACTACTATGAACGGGCAATGTTCAATCATATTCTGGCTTCACAGCAGCCTGTCGATGGACGAGTATGCTATTTTGTATCGCTGGAAATGGGTGGGCACAAGTCCTTCAATTCTCAATATGACGATTTTACCTGCTGTGTCGGGTCCGGGATGGAAAGCCATTCCATGTACGGCACTGCGATTTATTTTCACACGCCAAAAACAATCTATGTCAATCAATATGTCCCTTCGACCGTGACGTGGGATGAGATGGGCGTACAGTTAAAACAAGAGACTCTCTTTCCGCAAAATGGTCGGGGAACGCTGCGTGTCATCAGCAAGGAATCCAAATGGTTCACGATCAAGCTGAGATGCCCGCATTGGGCGGAACAAGGCATGATCATTAAAATCAACGGGCAAGCGTTTGCCGCAGAGGCTTGCCCTACCAGCTACGTTGTAATCGAACGGGAATGGAACGATGGGGATACGGTCGAGTACGACATTCCCATGACAGTAAGAGTCGAGGAAATGCCGGATAACCCGCGCCGGATTGCTTTTATGTACGGTCCGCTTGTGCTGGCTGGTGACCTTGGTCCTGTCGCGCAGGATTCCAACGAGGAGCGCCTGCTGGCGTCTGTTCTGATCGGGGAGACCGATTCGCTGACCTCGAAGCTGGTTCCTGGCGGGAACAAGCCAAATGTATTCCGGATGAACGATGTAGGCTATGTCGGTGATTTAGAGCTTCGCCCGTTTTATCAAATGTATGATCGTTCCTATACCGTCTATTGGGATCTCTTTTCCAAGGAAGAATGGGCCTCAACAGAGGCGGAATACCGTACCGCGTTAGCGTACCAGTTGGAGCTGGAGCGACGTACGGTGGATGCTGTGCAGCCTGCTGAAATGCAGCCAGAACGGGATCATGCCTTTACGGGCGAACATGTGAGTCTGGGGTCCATCTATAACCGTAAATATCGTGATACCTGGCCTGGAGGCTGGTTCTCTTTTGTCATGAAGGTGCTCCCGGATGAGCCTGTCCAATTAGCGGTGACTTATCTGAAAGATTCGGATCGCTCTCATCATGACTTTGTTATCACCGCAGATGGTCAGAGGTTAGGAGAAGGCAAGCTGGAGTCGGAGGAAATGAATAAATTTGCAACGTTCGCCTATGAGCTTCCACTGTCTGTGACGAGCCAAAAGAATGAAGTTACGATTCAATTCACAGCCCATCCACAAGGCAAGGTTGCGAAGGTCGCAGGATTGCGAGTGATCAGACATTCTATTGCATGA
- a CDS encoding fructose PTS transporter subunit IIB produces MKIVGVTSCIAGLAHTPMAAKALEKAAAQLGHNIKVEQQGALGQVNKLTEEEIAAADFVLIASDQTVKDAERFEDKRIVRVKIGHAVNNAEAVLTKAVEAISAQK; encoded by the coding sequence ATGAAAATTGTAGGCGTTACATCGTGTATAGCAGGTTTGGCTCATACCCCCATGGCGGCAAAAGCACTGGAAAAAGCAGCAGCCCAGCTCGGTCACAACATTAAAGTGGAGCAGCAGGGTGCGCTAGGCCAGGTGAACAAGCTTACGGAGGAAGAGATTGCAGCAGCAGACTTTGTACTGATTGCCTCGGACCAGACGGTGAAGGATGCGGAGCGTTTTGAGGATAAACGAATCGTTCGTGTCAAAATCGGTCATGCGGTCAATAATGCGGAAGCGGTTCTCACCAAAGCGGTGGAAGCCATCTCGGCTCAAAAATAA
- a CDS encoding RNA polymerase sigma factor, with translation MTDRELFELYKEQIYYFCYYLMQNQADAEDVCQEVFVKALLADRSKVQDLKSWILRIASNECNNVLRRRKIGLMKEIRTFLLSRPHSFNPVEESLYHRETKTELHKLYNKLPDKIRMVVVLRYVNELTVPEISRVINIPEGTAKSRLNRGLKLLKKMMVSQVKEMSSSESIL, from the coding sequence ATGACTGACAGAGAGCTGTTTGAACTATATAAGGAACAGATATATTATTTTTGTTATTATCTGATGCAAAATCAAGCAGATGCAGAAGATGTTTGCCAGGAAGTGTTTGTCAAAGCACTCTTGGCCGATAGGTCCAAAGTACAAGATCTCAAATCGTGGATTTTACGAATTGCTTCCAATGAGTGCAACAATGTACTTAGAAGGCGGAAAATTGGGCTGATGAAGGAAATACGAACTTTTTTATTGTCACGTCCTCATTCATTTAATCCGGTGGAAGAGAGTTTATATCATCGAGAAACGAAGACAGAGCTACACAAGCTATATAACAAGCTTCCAGATAAAATTCGAATGGTCGTAGTCCTTCGTTATGTAAACGAATTGACTGTGCCGGAGATCTCTAGAGTTATAAATATACCCGAAGGAACAGCTAAATCCAGATTAAATCGGGGGCTTAAACTGCTAAAAAAAATGATGGTATCCCAAGTAAAGGAGATGAGTAGCAGTGAGTCGATATTATGA
- a CDS encoding AraC family transcriptional regulator — protein sequence MTYLKVNVDTPIQLISAGEFISEVPWKHMSRSIENFELILGVRETVYIREEQEHFEIGEGDIVLLYPGRTHGGYQESLPGVTFYWFHFDVPTTPNVLSYEEMKQETRAMDAQLQRHGFVRDIYIPQCVRAGNGDRIHIIVNQILHVANSHYLTHHSANYLFTSLLIEISELALSRLISSPASPQGNVSFNKIIEWTRIHAEEPITVTDLARKFNYNKDYISRLFKQNTGMRPLEFIHSIRINKAKELISRTDMSIRQVAEESGYTDEKYFMRMFKKIVNMTPSQYRNAYHKTFMNKV from the coding sequence ATGACTTATCTGAAAGTTAATGTAGATACTCCCATTCAACTGATCTCGGCAGGCGAGTTTATTTCCGAGGTGCCCTGGAAGCATATGAGTCGTTCTATAGAGAACTTTGAGCTGATCCTTGGTGTGCGGGAGACGGTATATATACGGGAGGAACAGGAGCATTTTGAGATCGGGGAAGGAGATATTGTGTTGCTTTATCCCGGTCGTACACATGGAGGATATCAGGAATCATTGCCGGGGGTTACCTTTTACTGGTTTCACTTCGATGTTCCTACGACCCCAAATGTATTATCCTATGAAGAAATGAAGCAGGAGACCCGTGCTATGGATGCTCAATTGCAGCGCCATGGCTTTGTACGGGATATCTATATACCGCAATGCGTGCGTGCGGGCAACGGAGACCGCATTCATATTATCGTTAATCAGATTTTGCATGTAGCCAATTCGCATTATCTTACGCATCACAGTGCAAATTATCTGTTCACCTCGCTGCTGATTGAGATATCCGAGCTGGCTCTCAGCCGCTTGATCTCCAGCCCCGCCAGCCCACAGGGGAATGTGAGCTTTAACAAAATTATCGAGTGGACCCGTATTCATGCGGAAGAACCGATAACCGTGACGGATTTAGCCCGAAAATTCAACTACAACAAGGATTATATATCCCGTTTGTTCAAGCAAAATACAGGTATGCGCCCCTTGGAGTTCATTCACAGCATCCGCATCAATAAAGCCAAGGAGCTGATTTCCCGTACCGATATGAGCATTAGGCAGGTTGCGGAAGAATCGGGATATACGGATGAGAAGTACTTTATGCGTATGTTTAAAAAAATAGTGAATATGACCCCTTCCCAGTACCGGAATGCCTATCACAAAACATTTATGAACAAAGTCTGA
- a CDS encoding BglG family transcription antiterminator: MNFPYKRLKKLYQLVSGNDQGWSWTTKALSERLEVTERTIRDDLKKLGGILNEYGARLESKRGSGYTIMVVDPERYRFFAEEGQEETEGSGRLPGAPEERIRYELFKLLNAGEYVKMEDLADELYISRATMNNDFKIIRRILDDYALTLRTKPGYGVKVVGEEKSIRYCLAEYADVRDEEGQRSGMPLEQQQLFQGQDLPRIRAIILKHLRPNGIKMADLALKDLITHLAVMVLRVKEGHGLERFEKVAGGQRDIELATTILSEMEEAFGITCPLGELDYVLLHIVSKKMAETEWERLQSDRLFLAVREMLTFVYERFTYDLRDDERLSRDLFVHLKPMLTRLEHGMNMRNPLLGHIRKYYPLAYEITVGAVKELQKSFPYDINDNEIGYLALHIGAALERKYNIPHRRRKTVLLVCGSGYGTARILESRLRSLFAELDVSRVVSLREYEEMPTVDEDLIVSTIHLQQRKDKPSAVISPIPSERDMETITRMVRASDEEQEISLLRYFDEDLFMTRTDQPKKDALIEEMSGILRQKGVVTDKFLPAVMEREKLGSTALDRGMAIPHPLELSSNRTVVSVCLLEKPIQWDANHEVHVVFLLSICKEDYEQAMGIYDLFVELIRQEETLERLKHCHSFDAFMLIARQVLSVKSNDLH; this comes from the coding sequence ATGAATTTTCCCTACAAACGCTTGAAAAAGCTGTACCAGCTCGTCAGTGGAAACGATCAGGGCTGGTCTTGGACCACTAAAGCACTGTCTGAGCGGCTGGAGGTCACAGAGCGGACGATCCGCGATGATCTCAAAAAGCTGGGCGGTATTCTGAATGAATATGGAGCGCGTCTGGAATCCAAGAGGGGTAGCGGCTATACAATCATGGTCGTTGATCCCGAAAGATACCGTTTTTTCGCTGAGGAAGGTCAGGAAGAAACGGAGGGAAGCGGGCGGCTGCCGGGAGCACCGGAAGAGCGCATACGGTATGAGCTGTTCAAGCTGCTGAATGCGGGAGAATACGTGAAGATGGAAGACCTCGCCGACGAGCTGTATATTAGCCGGGCGACCATGAATAACGATTTTAAAATCATTCGGCGGATTCTGGATGATTATGCTCTCACCCTGCGCACCAAGCCGGGATATGGGGTGAAGGTGGTTGGGGAAGAGAAAAGTATCCGTTACTGTCTCGCTGAGTATGCCGATGTACGCGATGAAGAAGGACAACGCAGCGGTATGCCTTTGGAACAGCAACAGCTATTTCAGGGGCAGGATTTACCACGAATCCGTGCAATTATTTTGAAGCATCTGCGACCCAATGGCATCAAGATGGCGGATTTGGCGTTGAAGGACCTGATCACCCATCTGGCGGTTATGGTACTGCGAGTGAAGGAAGGACATGGATTGGAGCGCTTTGAAAAGGTGGCAGGCGGTCAGCGGGATATTGAACTGGCTACTACCATTCTGAGTGAGATGGAAGAGGCTTTTGGCATCACCTGCCCTTTAGGAGAGCTGGATTATGTCCTGCTGCATATCGTCAGCAAAAAGATGGCCGAAACCGAGTGGGAGCGTCTCCAGTCTGACCGACTCTTCCTGGCTGTGCGCGAGATGCTGACATTTGTCTACGAGCGCTTCACCTATGATTTGCGTGACGATGAACGGCTGTCCCGGGATTTGTTTGTGCATCTGAAACCGATGCTGACCCGGCTGGAGCATGGCATGAACATGCGTAATCCGTTGCTTGGACATATCCGCAAATATTACCCGCTTGCTTATGAAATCACGGTTGGTGCGGTAAAAGAACTGCAAAAATCGTTCCCGTATGACATCAACGATAACGAAATCGGATATTTGGCGCTTCATATCGGAGCTGCATTGGAACGCAAATACAATATTCCCCATCGGCGTCGTAAAACTGTGTTGCTGGTGTGTGGCTCCGGCTACGGAACCGCCCGGATTTTGGAATCCAGATTGCGTTCGCTGTTCGCCGAGCTGGATGTATCCCGAGTGGTTTCACTTCGGGAATACGAGGAAATGCCTACTGTCGACGAGGATTTGATCGTATCGACCATCCACTTGCAGCAGCGTAAGGATAAACCGTCGGCGGTGATCAGCCCGATTCCTTCGGAACGGGATATGGAGACGATCACACGGATGGTGCGTGCCAGCGATGAGGAGCAGGAAATTTCGCTGCTGCGGTATTTTGACGAGGACTTGTTTATGACCCGAACCGATCAGCCGAAAAAGGATGCTCTGATTGAAGAAATGAGCGGTATTTTGAGGCAAAAAGGAGTTGTGACTGACAAGTTCCTGCCAGCAGTCATGGAGAGGGAGAAGCTGGGATCTACGGCTCTGGATCGAGGTATGGCGATTCCCCATCCTTTGGAGCTTAGCTCTAACCGGACGGTCGTAAGCGTGTGTTTGCTGGAAAAGCCGATTCAATGGGATGCCAACCATGAGGTCCATGTTGTATTCCTGCTTTCGATCTGTAAAGAGGATTACGAGCAGGCGATGGGGATTTACGATCTGTTCGTAGAACTGATCCGTCAGGAAGAAACGCTAGAACGGTTAAAGCATTGCCATTCCTTTGATGCCTTCATGCTAATCGCCCGTCAGGTGCTTTCAGTCAAGAGCAATGATCTTCATTGA